A region from the Tigriopus californicus strain San Diego chromosome 9, Tcal_SD_v2.1, whole genome shotgun sequence genome encodes:
- the LOC131887057 gene encoding uncharacterized protein LOC131887057: MKVKLLFLDPLAGKFMIAWIILVHVFGTGGSNEASSVFLRSPRTMQSQGGWTKDGSGEKDDRLPENPSEPLAVRSNGSSLTKFLHEPQLGTSWYNPNGPTPTFFPDQKNGTVYHTRLGAEVLLNCKVTSLERDLVSWIRKDEGLMPVVLTVGFRPHSSENRFILDFQPPNNYRLRIQNVQWHDEGRYLCQLSVYPPSLMWSRLELIRPIVHLLDGDHKPVTALHYESGSTIEIVCRVRRPPYYQASLVWEATTGMATTDDQIHILNRDTTRGGVKIDTGRDEETGFLVSVLYLDNAQPSDTGNYTCRLRHLPDNARQRYGLSDTISVHVLKAENTEAIYSQSSPGKGSIWTWIIVLTAYSSGNSPWIGWLGNPG, translated from the coding sequence ATGAAGGTCAAGCTTTTGTTCTTGGATCCACTCGCGGGTAAATTCATGATAGCCTGGATCATCCTGGTGCACGTTTTTGGGACCGGTGGATCCAACGAGGCTTCTTCCGTGTTCTTGAGGTCGCCTCGCACTATGCAGTCCCAAGGAGGATGGACCAAGGATGGAAGTGGAGAGAAAGATGATCGGCTGCCAGAAAACCCATCGGAGCCATTGGCAGTTCGTTCGAATGGATCCTCGCTCACGAAATTTCTTCACGAGCCTCAACTGGGGACGAGTTGGTACAACCCAAATGGCCCCACACCCACTTTTTTCCCCGATCAGAAGAATGGGACCGTGTATCACACCCGACTGGGAGCCGAGGTGCTTCTGAATTGCAAAGTGACCTCATTAGAGAGGGACCTCGTGTCATGGATTCGAAAAGACGAGGGCCTCATGCCAGTGGTGCTCACGGTGGGCTTCAGGCCTCACTCCTCCGAGAACCGATTCATTCTCGACTTTCAGCCTCCCAACAACTACCGACTTCGCATCCAGAATGTGCAATGGCATGACGAAGGCCGATATCTGTGCCAACTCTCGGTGTATCCCCCCTCCTTGATGTGGTCCAGACTCGAGCTGATCAGACCCATTGTGCATCTTCTCGACGGCGATCATAAGCCCGTGACTGCCCTTCATTACGAGTCGGGCTCGACCATTGAGATCGTTTGTCGGGTGCGAAGGCCGCCCTATTATCAGGCCAGTCTCGTGTGGGAGGCCACCACCGGCATGGCCACCACTGATGATCAGATTCATATCCTCAATCGTGATACAACTCGGGGCGGTGTCAAGATCGACACCGGTCGAGATGAAGAGACAGGCTTTCTGGTGAGCGTGCTCTACTTGGACAATGCTCAACCGTCAGACACGGGCAACTACACATGTCGATTACGGCACCTCCCGGATAATGCTCGACAGCGGTATGGCCTCTCGGATACGATCTCGGTCCACGTGCTCAAGGCCGAGAACACGGAGGCAATCTACAGCCAATCCAGCCCGGGAAAAGGCTCAATTTGGACCTGGATTATCGTACTCACTGCTTACAGTAGTGGTAATAGCCCTTGGATTGGGTGGCTTGGCAATCCTGGATGA
- the LOC131887286 gene encoding cilia- and flagella-associated protein 100-like — translation MFRRSESLAPNDGNPYSLTRQEMAMLDPNYKKPRRKKFLNQEKDVELREKVDPTRLHEAKTVSSYRKQRVSEDVDELWNDIESSDGDYEDGSISDDDLCDPTYELIALKRSNEEKQTLKELVTNSKKKFRTKYSLMVKQNETHRLERVLRNEEEQLQKAEAEFRLAQQAFDQFLQANDSKAIQAQKRAETETQVRLEKVADIKGIDEHLVALKREINKKKDVLVEYATFETFLFSLSPEAWRMVQSDKTYQNKSGSFSLQDSYPLLPKDSPDSSIANNDMPIDSLLEITAQELGIPFSELAKVKDNVKLYFTQPQQLLSLFADLEVENLDLIDQCQRAEDQLVEVKKMTKEVIDRLNEQAANFENGILALEQKIQNEGQILMELESSMTGDDESQSVDHVNLFHDRQRMVKFASSTLEGHTFRSKDRKGQDLSPEDEMLIVLDEVVSQIHDECVGESRSVLTTLDKLKRIELRMEHLTTELEKLPQIKVKIAQKTCERERRQREEETRQEEHQRQHAERNRRALDRALAPPYIKPELRKFQPWQHRVIRRRKPQVQKQDSDEADKEDSEDDWFV, via the exons ATGTTCCGAAGAAGTGAGTCCTTGGCGCCCAACGATGGAAACCCATACAGTCTCACCCGGCAGGAAATGGCCATGTTGGATCCAAACTACAAGAAACCAAGAAGAAAG AAATTCCTGAATCAAGAGAAGGATGTGGAATTGAGGGAAAAAGTGGATCCCACGCGGCTTCATGAGGCGAAAACGGTGAGCTCATACCGGAAGCAGCGAGTCTCTGAAGATGTGGACGAGTTGTGGAACGACATTGAATCCTCGGATGGTGATTATGAGGATGGGTCTATCTCAGATGACGATTTGTGTGATCCCACCTACGAACTGATAGCTTTAAAGCGGTCCAACGAGGAGAAGCAAACCCTGAAGGAATTAGTCACCAACTCGAAAAAGAAATTCAGAACCAAG TACTCGTTGATGGTGAAGCAAAACGAGACCCATCGTTTGGAACGTGTTCTGCGGAACGAAGAAGAACAACTTCAAAAGGCCGAAGCTGAATTCCGTTTGGCCCAACAAGCCTTTGACCAGTTTCTCCAAGCCAACGATAGCAAAGCCATTCAAGCGCAAAAAAG agCTGAAACGGAAACTCAAGTTCGTTTGGAAAAGGTGGCCGACATCAAAGGGATCGACGAACATTTGGTTGCCTTGAAGAGGGAGATAAATAAG AAAAAGGATGTTTTGGTGGAATATGCCACCTTCGAAACGTTCCTCTTCTCACTGTCGCCTGAAGCGTGGCGTATGGTTCAATCGGATAAGACCTATCAAAACAAATCCGGTTCCTTCAGCCTCCAAGATTCCTATCCACTTCTACCGAAGGATTCACCCGATAGTTCCATAGCCAACAATGACATGCCAATCGACAGCTTGCTCGAAATCACCGCTCAAGAACTGGGAATCCCCTTCTCCGAGCTAG CCAAGGTGAAGGACAATGTGAAATTGTACTTCACACAGCCACAACAACTGTTGAGTTTGTTTGCGGATCTTGAAGTGGAAAACCTGGATCTCATTGACCAATGCCAACGAGCCGAGGATCAACTAGTGGAAGTGAAGAAGATGACCAAGGAG GTGATCGATCGCCTCAATGAGCAAgcggcaaattttgaaaatgggatCCTGGCTTTGGAACAGAAGATCCAAAATGAGGGCCAAATATTGATGGAACTAGAATCTTCGATGACAGGCGATGATGAATCCCAAAGTGTGGATCATGTCAATCTGTTCCACGACAGACAACGAATGGTCAAGTTTGCCTCTTCAACCCTAGAAGGGCACACTTTTAGGAGCAAAGATCGGAAGGGACAAGATCTGTCTCCTGAGGACGAAATGTTAATTG TTCTAGATGAGGTTGTAAGTCAAATCCATGACGAATGTGTGGGTGAATCTCGCTCGGTTCTAACAACGTTGGATAAATTGAAACGGATTGAGTTACGTATGGAACATCTTACCACAGAGCTCGAAAAATTGCCccaaatcaaagtgaaaattgcccaaaag ACCTGCGAGCGAGAACGACgccaaagagaagaagagactCGTCAGGAGGAACATCAACGCCAACACGCGGAGAGGAATAGAAGGGCATTGGATCGAGCCTTGGCTCCGCCATATATTAAG CCTGAATTGAGGAAATTCCAGCCCTGGCAACATCGTGTCATTCGAAGGAGAAAACCTCAGGTGCAAAAGCAAGACTCTGATGAGGCTGATAAGGAGGATAGCGAGGACGATTGGTTCGTGTAA